The DNA region CCGCCGCAGTCGCGCCGCGGTAAGAAATCCGGGCTAGCTTGTCGGCATGCCGTTTGAGGACATTCCCAGCGATCCCTCGCTGATCGACCCGCTACCGGAAACGCCGCTGGAGTTGCTCGCGCGTTGGCTCGACGAAGCCCGCGCCGACCGGACGCGTCTCGATCCGTGGGCGTTTTGTGTTTCGAGCGCAGATGCGGATGGCCGCTCTTCGTCGCGCATGGTCATGTGCCGCGGATACGACAGTGAACGTGGCCATATCGTCTTCCACACGAATCGGAACAGCCGCAAGAGCAGAGAGTTTCTCGAACGACCCTTTGCATCGGCCGTCTTCTTCTGGGCCGACCTGAATCGGCAAGCCCGCATCGAAGGACCTCTCGATTTCTTGCCCGATGCCGAATCCGACGCCTACTTTGCCAGCCGTCCCCGACTCTCCCAGATCGCAGCCTGGGCCAG from bacterium includes:
- the pdxH gene encoding pyridoxamine 5'-phosphate oxidase, producing MPFEDIPSDPSLIDPLPETPLELLARWLDEARADRTRLDPWAFCVSSADADGRSSSRMVMCRGYDSERGHIVFHTNRNSRKSREFLERPFASAVFFWADLNRQARIEGPLDFLPDAESDAYFASRPRLSQIAAWASDQGEPIASRKAMLESLARAEQRFGETDPVPRPPHWGGYRLWLETVELWVGAEGRAHDRGEWKRSLRPGQDGFESSEWKVSRLQP